The following proteins are co-located in the Abditibacteriaceae bacterium genome:
- a CDS encoding alpha-amylase family protein codes for MKSPIHTHQRQIHLDFHTSPFIPDVAVDFDANAFAQTLKEAHVNSVTVFAKCHHGMCYYPTKTGTQHPALVPQNNRDLLGEQIEALHRAGIRAPIYTTVVWEEDVAQKHPEWRQMREDGTFAGTSLATDNSGPHPGAWKWNNFVNPDYQDYIEAHVREVCDRYGDAVDGFFFDILMMHESADWSDSGLAFRRERGLMATDRETHIRFETAAQEQFCERFSGVVKSLAPRATVFYNSGHHLFGDSTQGSHTRVPFSSHFEVESLPSGFWGYFHFPRAARLTMNWTDPNDGTTPLPWLSMTGRFQRQWGDFGGIKPQPALEYECFRAQSLGGANSVGDQLPPRGILDVAAYNLIGAVFAQCEAAEPFYEGSELLKHIGIVYPGYAGHDETAADKSIEGAVQMCEEAHLECGVLDDACDFEGYEVVVLPDDVVITPALKQKLTKYHADGGRLLLSHRSGFDAQGNWALDFLPLEFDGEAEKWPTFWRARESFDATLGQSDRVCYERGLNVVAPDAEVLVERVLPYFNRDDVRFCSHFQTPPIKEADHFPAVVAGEGFIYFADPIFREYRQAGNIAARDGWKAAMQRLAPTSRWGEGLPTTVFVAPRRRGNDLIVTLLHYIPIRKSLDIDIIEERMSFAGETLHIKGAKAARVFNGEELRATGEGEFELPSVKGRLLIEVPNYFAGA; via the coding sequence ATGAAATCTCCGATTCACACGCATCAGCGTCAGATTCACCTCGACTTTCACACGTCGCCCTTTATTCCCGATGTTGCCGTCGACTTCGACGCCAACGCGTTTGCTCAAACCTTGAAAGAGGCGCATGTCAACAGCGTGACGGTGTTTGCGAAATGTCACCACGGGATGTGCTACTACCCGACGAAAACCGGCACGCAGCATCCGGCTCTTGTTCCACAAAACAATCGCGATTTACTGGGCGAACAAATCGAAGCCTTGCACCGCGCGGGCATTCGCGCGCCGATTTATACCACCGTTGTGTGGGAGGAAGATGTCGCACAAAAGCATCCCGAATGGCGGCAGATGCGGGAGGACGGAACTTTCGCGGGCACTTCGCTCGCGACCGATAACAGCGGCCCGCACCCCGGCGCGTGGAAGTGGAACAACTTTGTCAACCCCGATTACCAAGATTACATCGAGGCTCATGTGCGCGAAGTGTGCGACCGCTACGGCGACGCCGTCGATGGCTTCTTCTTCGACATTCTGATGATGCATGAAAGCGCCGATTGGAGCGATTCCGGTTTAGCATTCCGTCGCGAACGCGGCTTGATGGCCACGGATCGCGAGACGCACATTCGTTTTGAAACGGCAGCGCAAGAGCAGTTCTGTGAACGATTCAGCGGCGTGGTAAAAAGCCTCGCGCCGCGTGCGACCGTGTTTTACAATTCGGGCCACCATTTGTTTGGCGATTCGACACAAGGCTCGCATACTCGCGTTCCGTTCTCGTCGCACTTCGAAGTCGAAAGCTTGCCCAGCGGTTTCTGGGGTTACTTCCACTTTCCGCGCGCGGCGCGCCTGACAATGAACTGGACCGATCCGAACGATGGCACAACGCCGTTACCGTGGCTGTCGATGACGGGCCGTTTCCAACGGCAATGGGGCGACTTCGGAGGCATCAAGCCACAACCCGCGCTTGAATACGAATGCTTCCGTGCGCAATCGCTCGGCGGCGCCAATTCGGTCGGCGACCAGCTACCGCCGCGCGGCATTCTCGATGTCGCGGCTTACAATCTCATCGGCGCGGTTTTCGCGCAGTGCGAAGCAGCCGAGCCTTTTTACGAAGGCTCTGAACTGCTGAAACACATCGGCATCGTGTATCCCGGTTATGCTGGCCACGACGAGACTGCTGCTGACAAAAGCATCGAAGGCGCAGTGCAAATGTGCGAGGAAGCGCACCTCGAATGCGGCGTGCTCGACGATGCATGCGATTTTGAAGGTTACGAAGTCGTTGTGTTGCCCGATGATGTGGTGATTACACCGGCGCTGAAGCAGAAGCTGACAAAATATCACGCCGATGGCGGGCGTTTGCTGTTATCTCACCGTTCCGGCTTCGACGCGCAGGGCAACTGGGCGCTCGATTTTCTGCCTCTCGAATTCGATGGCGAAGCGGAGAAGTGGCCGACCTTCTGGCGCGCGCGCGAAAGCTTCGATGCTACGCTGGGGCAGAGCGACCGCGTTTGCTATGAACGCGGCCTCAATGTGGTTGCGCCCGATGCAGAAGTTCTTGTGGAGCGTGTGCTGCCTTATTTCAATCGCGACGATGTGCGCTTTTGCTCGCACTTCCAAACGCCGCCGATTAAAGAGGCCGACCACTTTCCGGCGGTTGTTGCCGGTGAAGGTTTCATCTACTTCGCCGACCCGATTTTCCGCGAGTATCGCCAGGCGGGTAACATTGCAGCGCGCGATGGCTGGAAAGCCGCAATGCAGCGCCTTGCGCCAACGTCGCGCTGGGGCGAAGGCTTGCCGACCACGGTTTTCGTGGCGCCACGCCGTCGCGGAAACGACCTCATCGTTACGCTTTTGCACTACATTCCGATTCGTAAGTCGCTCGACATCGACATCATTGAAGAGCGCATGAGCTTCGCCGGTGAAACGCTGCATATCAAGGGTGCGAAAGCGGCGCGTGTGTTTAATGGCGAAGAGTTGCGCGCAACGGGCGAGGGTGAATTTGAACTTCCATCTGTTAAGGGCCGTTTGTTGATTGAAGTACCAAACTACTTCGCCGGAGCTTAA
- a CDS encoding DUF3431 domain-containing protein, giving the protein MSFELVVARYLEDLGWLRNIPPQIRVTVYDKNPVAPHPRAIRLPNIGRESHTYLHHIVTRYDSLAPFTVFCQGKPFDHAFDFRKTLRELAPNPQQIDGFRWLGHIIDTDDARGQRLFVPWSKNDDGHELDIAGFHRALFGSEGPEEYVFQLGAQFAITRELIRTRPREFYEHALKVSVEFPDAAHCYERTWDKVFGVEGVNREWLAGRKTVYLKPIRRLEE; this is encoded by the coding sequence TTGTCATTTGAACTCGTCGTTGCGCGCTATCTTGAAGACCTCGGTTGGCTGCGCAATATTCCGCCGCAAATTCGCGTCACCGTTTACGACAAGAACCCCGTTGCGCCGCATCCCCGCGCGATTCGTTTACCGAATATCGGGCGCGAGTCGCACACCTACTTACATCACATCGTCACGCGCTACGATTCGCTCGCGCCGTTCACGGTTTTCTGTCAGGGCAAGCCGTTCGATCACGCTTTCGATTTTCGCAAAACTTTGCGCGAGCTTGCCCCCAACCCGCAGCAAATCGACGGTTTTCGCTGGCTGGGCCACATCATCGATACCGACGACGCGCGCGGGCAACGCCTTTTCGTGCCGTGGAGCAAAAACGACGACGGCCACGAACTCGACATTGCCGGTTTTCATCGCGCGCTCTTTGGCAGCGAAGGGCCGGAGGAATATGTTTTTCAACTGGGCGCGCAGTTCGCCATCACACGCGAACTGATCCGCACGCGGCCCCGCGAATTCTACGAACACGCACTAAAGGTTTCGGTGGAGTTCCCCGACGCCGCGCATTGCTACGAGCGAACGTGGGACAAAGTGTTCGGCGTCGAAGGCGTCAATCGCGAATGGCTGGCTGGTCGCAAGACGGTGTATCTCAAACCAATTCGCCGACTGGAAGAATAA
- a CDS encoding AraC family transcriptional regulator: MHIPEHPVSVHSAYALDLHLRIFVVREKNLGTHEWKAQQMCDPFWRFYANERDGFDVSWQDDGKSETLSMRGGSCYLIPAGVPFSGRNSASGRHFYIHFDILGLPAFSNLRNPGFAMQPLEAPLGAEVRAALLQPLAEQSRLPAEASDSEPVAPLSALRARALLSLAFAALMESGGLSLVAPDRESKAIRPALEWIEAHLHQTLTNDVLAQRCHFCSDYFIERFKRAMGITPAQYVLERRLSVAAQQLLFSVETIEAIAAATGFCDRFHFSRAFKQRFGTSPVSYRKNRPA, translated from the coding sequence ATGCATATTCCCGAACACCCGGTTTCTGTCCATTCGGCGTATGCGCTCGATTTGCATCTCCGAATCTTTGTCGTGCGCGAAAAAAATCTCGGTACCCACGAATGGAAAGCGCAACAGATGTGCGATCCGTTCTGGCGTTTCTATGCAAATGAGCGAGATGGCTTCGATGTTTCGTGGCAGGACGACGGAAAAAGTGAAACGCTTTCGATGCGCGGTGGAAGCTGCTATCTCATTCCTGCCGGAGTTCCGTTCTCTGGACGCAATTCTGCGTCGGGTCGCCATTTTTATATCCACTTTGATATTCTCGGGCTGCCGGCGTTTTCCAATCTGCGCAATCCTGGCTTTGCCATGCAGCCGCTGGAAGCCCCACTGGGCGCGGAAGTCCGGGCAGCTTTGCTCCAACCGCTGGCCGAGCAGAGCCGGTTACCTGCCGAGGCCTCGGATAGCGAACCTGTCGCGCCGCTTTCGGCCCTTCGCGCACGCGCGCTTCTTTCTCTTGCCTTCGCGGCTTTGATGGAAAGTGGTGGCCTTTCCCTCGTCGCGCCCGACCGGGAAAGCAAAGCGATTCGTCCCGCGCTGGAGTGGATCGAGGCGCATCTGCACCAGACGCTCACCAACGATGTCTTAGCGCAGCGCTGTCACTTTTGCTCTGATTACTTTATCGAGCGATTTAAGCGTGCAATGGGAATCACGCCTGCACAATATGTTTTGGAGCGGCGTTTATCGGTCGCGGCGCAGCAGCTTTTATTTTCCGTTGAAACCATCGAAGCCATCGCCGCAGCCACCGGATTTTGCGACCGCTTTCATTTTTCGCGCGCTTTCAAACAACGCTTTGGCACTTCGCCCGTTTCGTATCGCAAAAATCGCCCAGCCTGA